Genomic DNA from Leptospira broomii serovar Hurstbridge str. 5399:
AAGGTAAAGAAGAGATCTATAAAGTCGGAGGCATAAGCCGCGAAGAATTCGAGGTAGCGAGGCTAGAGGTAGGAAATAAAGAATCCGCATTTGCGATTGCGAAAAAAGATTTAGAGATTCATTCTTTAGGTCTTAGCGACGAAGATATTATTCGAAACGGTTACTCCGTTCCTGCCTCCGAGAAGGATAGAATTTCGATTATTAAGGATATTAATACCAAAATCGAGAAAGCTGAATTGGAGGTTGCCGAAGGAGTTCTTAGGTCGCATCAGGCTCAAGTAAATGCCACGAAAATTCTGTTAAAGGAAGTTATGAACTATTCTCCTATGTCCGGAATCGTCGCCAAAAAATATAAGAGTCAAGGAGAAGTGATTTCGGGCAATTCCGGTGGAAACCAAGCCGTCCTTACGATAATAGATATATCTCAAGTTTATGCCGTTTTCAATATCTCCGAATCGGAATCCATTCACCTAAAAAAGGATATGAAAGTCGACTTTACGGCGGACGTATTTAAGAAGGAAAATTTCACCGGAAAAATAGTCCTTATTAGCCCTTTAGTGGATCAGAAATCACACACGACCGAAGTTAAGTCTTTAATAAAGAATACTGATAATCGCCTAAAACCAGGAATGTTTATCCGCGCGAATGTTCTAACGGGAGAACCGGTTCCTACAATTTTAATACCTGCTGCCGCGACTATCCCTAAGGAAGAAGATAGAGCGGTCGTACTCCAGGTCCGAGATGGCAGTTGCTATAAAACGGAAATAAAGACGGGAAAAAAATATGACGATTATATTCAAGTCGTAGAGGGATTGCAGCCAAACGATATAATCGTTTTGGATAAACTATCACAGCTGCGCGACGGAATACCGGTAAAACCGATTCTCGGCCAAGACTAAAAATATACACCTCCTCTTTGTTCGGCTAAATCATGGAATCTATTATAAAATTCTGCGTATCCCGCCAAATTACGATTTCCATGATTTGGTTGGCTCTATCGCTGTTTGGAGGAATCGCTTTACAAAAAATTAAAATGAACTTAATGCCGGAGCTTAAGTTCCCTAAAGTTACCGTCATCGTCAATTATCCGAACGCCTCTCCGGAAGAAATAGAAAGCCTTATCACAAAACCTATTACCGATTCAGTGGGCACAATCGGCGGATTGGATAAAATCAATTCAGAATCCGTAGAGGGAATGTCGTTAATTACCCTTCAATTTTCGAACAATATATCCGTCGATTATGCTATCATCGAGATCCGAGAGCGAATCGATCTAATTAGGGATTTTTTACCGCAAGACGCCAGTCGTCCGATCGTCACTCGATTTGATCCTTCTCAATCGGCGTTTCAGGAGATCGTTTTTTTCCCCGGAAAAGATATGGATGAGAAGAAATTACGAGGTTTCATACAAGACAACGTAAAAGTCCATTTAGAGAAGATCGAAGGTCTTGCTGCGGTTCAATTTTCAGGAGGGTTTCAAAAGGAAATATCCGTAGAAATAGATCCGGATAAAATGAATGCTTATGGAATCTCACTATTAGATGTACGGAGATCCATCGTCGCAGCGAACGTAAACTTTCCGGCAGGAAGTCTTCCGGTAGGTAAAAAAGACCTTTTAATTAGAGCTATCGGAGAATTTCAGGATGCCGCCGAAATAGGTCAAACGATTGCAGGTACGAATACCCAAGGTGTCCCCGTCGATATAGCCTCTTTTGCAAGCATCAAAGAGGGCTTTAAGGAAAGAACCGGAATAGCAAGATATAACGGAAAAGATTGTATTATCGCTTACCTATTCAAAGAATCGGGAAAAAATTCGGTCGAAATTTCGGACAAGGTTCAAAGCGAACTGGCAAGCATTAACGGAAGATTTCAGAAGGAACTGAAAGCGGAGATAGTGTTCGATGAATCGAAATATATTAAAGAAGCAATATCAGGCGTAAGCGGGTCGCTTATTTCCGGCGCTATACTAGCTTTTCTCGTTCTTGTTTTTTTGCTTCGAAATGTCAAGAGCCCCTTAATCCTACTGACAGTCATACCTGCGTCTCTTTTCACGACGTTATTACTATTTTATCTATTCAATATATCGTTAAACATGATGTCGCTCGGCGGACTTGCACTCGGTATAGGAATGCTATTCGATACAAGCAACGTAGTTTTTTCGGCGATTGAACGGAATCTTTCTCGCGGAGCCGAGATAAAGAAAGCTGCGCTGAACGGAACGATGGAAGTAACCGGGTCCGTAATTTCCGCTACTTTGACGACGGTCATAGTATTCTTACCCATTATTTTCCTAAAAAGCATCGTAGGAATCGTATTTGCAGAAATGGCATTAGCGATAACGATCTCTCTTGTTATTAGCTTAATCGCATCTCTTACCATCATTCCGATGCTGTCCTCGGTTCTCTATACGATAAATATGGAATCCGAATTTCTGAATAAATTAATCTTTAATAGATCCGAAAAAATATACCTAAACATGTTAAAGAGCTATGAAGGTAGATTAAATCATTATTTGGATCATCCGTTTAAGCTTATCGTAATCATAGTCGTTTTATTCCTCTTTTCCATCCAATTTATTTCGGTAGTGTCGAAAGAATTTATCCCGAGCGTTGATACGGGCGAATTTTCGATCGTTATCGAGGCTCCGAAAGGATCTAAATTGGAAGCTACTTCCGAAATCGTAAGCAATATAGAATCGACTCTTTTAAAGTCGGAATCCGTAGCGAGCGTAATATCTAGGATCGGATATGAGGAGGACCAATTAGCGAGTAAAAAAAAGGGGGAATGGGGAACAAACCGAGCGACATTGAGAGTGCTTTTAAAGGATCGAGCTAATATTTCTACGGTTAAATTCATTAACGAAATTAGAAATAAAATAACTTTAGGCGAAGACATTAAGATAATTTTCGAAAATAGCGGGGACGTCCTTTCTTCGCTGATCACTTCCGACCAGAGCAAGTTAACTTTGGAAATTCACGGGGACGATCTCAAAACTCTTCACGAGATCGGCGTTAATTTGGGGAAAAAAATTTCCTCGATCGCCGGCGTAAAGGATGTTAGGGAGAGTATGGAAGATAAATCGATCGAATATGCGTTAAGCTTCGATCCGATTAAATCGAGTAGCATTCATATGACGAATGAATATATGTCCAACTATCTCCGAATCGCAAACCACGGTTCGATAGTTACAAAAATAAAAATAGCAAACAAAAACGTAAACGTTCGTTTGAGCTTTAGAAAACAGGACGTAGATTCACTGGAAAAAGTCATGCGGCTGAATGTAAAGGCCCCGTCCGGCGAGCTAATACAAATCGCTCAAATCGGCAAGGTTGAGGAAAAAGTCGCTCCCACTTCGATCTTGCGCTCGGGAAACTCCCGAATCAATTTAGTGATGGCGGATATAAACCCCGCCTTGATGAATTCCGCAATTTCGAATGCGGAAGAAGTCGTTGCAAAATTTTCCGTTCCGGAAGGGTATAAGATCCAATTCTCCGGAGAAAAAGAAAACATCGAGAAATCGTTCAGCGATTTATCTTTTGCCTTCGTATTAGCGGCAGTCCTGATCTATATGCTGCTTGCCAGTCAATTCGAATCGCTACTTTATTCGCTAGTGATGATTTGCACCATTCCACTGATGTTTATCGGAACTTTCCCCGCGTTATTTCTGTTCGGAAAGTCTCTCAACGTAAGTTCCTTTATGGGAATAGTGTTACTCTTAGGAGTGGTCGTGGATAATGCCGCATTATATTATGAATATGTTCAACTTCTATTCAAGGAGAATATTCCGTTAAAAAAGATCATCGTCGATTCCGGTAAGATCGTATTGAGACCGATCCTAATGAACAATAGCACTACAATTTTAGGTTTGATGCCCATTATGTTAGAGCTTCAAAAAGGAACGGAATTCCAATCGCCGATGGCGGTCGTAGTCGTGGTCGGTTTATTCGCGTCCTTCTTCTTTAGTTTATATTTAATACCGTTGCTCTTTTACTATTTGCTTAAGAACAAAAGATAAGAACGAGATGCATTCCCGAAAGGAAAATTTTCTTACTTCGCGACCGATCACTATCGGAATGTTCTTCTTCGGATTAATCATATTCGGTTTTTTTTCATTCTTCAGAGTGCCGGTTTCCCTTTTCCCGACCTCCGCTTATCCAGGACTAACGATATCCGTCGAATTTCCCGGCGCCGATGTTGATAATATCGAGGAAACAATAACTATCCCGATCGAAGAAGTGATCTCCGGCGTTGGCGGGATCGAGGATATATATTCCTATTCCGAAAGGGGAAAGACGGAAATAAACGTCGAATTCGCAAAAGACGTTAATCTTGAATTCAAAAGTCTTGAAATCAGAGAAAGAATAGATATCGTCGCCGGTCAATTCCCGAGGGAAGTTCATAAACCGTTTATTTATCGATACGATCCCGATCAACGTCCGGCGATGATCATCACGTTAGAGAGTGAGAAATACGATTTTATCGAATTACGAAG
This window encodes:
- a CDS encoding efflux RND transporter periplasmic adaptor subunit, with the translated sequence MIFSVLKAIFKNIAAKIILYLVVIYFLLFAAYYRLKDNPTYPVANKIGVTLFKPLFWIFRDGKTAVAGDQAGPVSVSAYKIVIKNIAPSVSSSGMIDFKDKVDVYSKLSGRIEKIFVKEGDKVSVDQKLFKIESLQYELELMKQEATMESSRSQVKLAAEKYEKAKFGVDARIREMEKSKTLIRRAKDEYEKAKKTFEGKEEIYKVGGISREEFEVARLEVGNKESAFAIAKKDLEIHSLGLSDEDIIRNGYSVPASEKDRISIIKDINTKIEKAELEVAEGVLRSHQAQVNATKILLKEVMNYSPMSGIVAKKYKSQGEVISGNSGGNQAVLTIIDISQVYAVFNISESESIHLKKDMKVDFTADVFKKENFTGKIVLISPLVDQKSHTTEVKSLIKNTDNRLKPGMFIRANVLTGEPVPTILIPAAATIPKEEDRAVVLQVRDGSCYKTEIKTGKKYDDYIQVVEGLQPNDIIVLDKLSQLRDGIPVKPILGQD
- a CDS encoding efflux RND transporter permease subunit, whose protein sequence is MESIIKFCVSRQITISMIWLALSLFGGIALQKIKMNLMPELKFPKVTVIVNYPNASPEEIESLITKPITDSVGTIGGLDKINSESVEGMSLITLQFSNNISVDYAIIEIRERIDLIRDFLPQDASRPIVTRFDPSQSAFQEIVFFPGKDMDEKKLRGFIQDNVKVHLEKIEGLAAVQFSGGFQKEISVEIDPDKMNAYGISLLDVRRSIVAANVNFPAGSLPVGKKDLLIRAIGEFQDAAEIGQTIAGTNTQGVPVDIASFASIKEGFKERTGIARYNGKDCIIAYLFKESGKNSVEISDKVQSELASINGRFQKELKAEIVFDESKYIKEAISGVSGSLISGAILAFLVLVFLLRNVKSPLILLTVIPASLFTTLLLFYLFNISLNMMSLGGLALGIGMLFDTSNVVFSAIERNLSRGAEIKKAALNGTMEVTGSVISATLTTVIVFLPIIFLKSIVGIVFAEMALAITISLVISLIASLTIIPMLSSVLYTINMESEFLNKLIFNRSEKIYLNMLKSYEGRLNHYLDHPFKLIVIIVVLFLFSIQFISVVSKEFIPSVDTGEFSIVIEAPKGSKLEATSEIVSNIESTLLKSESVASVISRIGYEEDQLASKKKGEWGTNRATLRVLLKDRANISTVKFINEIRNKITLGEDIKIIFENSGDVLSSLITSDQSKLTLEIHGDDLKTLHEIGVNLGKKISSIAGVKDVRESMEDKSIEYALSFDPIKSSSIHMTNEYMSNYLRIANHGSIVTKIKIANKNVNVRLSFRKQDVDSLEKVMRLNVKAPSGELIQIAQIGKVEEKVAPTSILRSGNSRINLVMADINPALMNSAISNAEEVVAKFSVPEGYKIQFSGEKENIEKSFSDLSFAFVLAAVLIYMLLASQFESLLYSLVMICTIPLMFIGTFPALFLFGKSLNVSSFMGIVLLLGVVVDNAALYYEYVQLLFKENIPLKKIIVDSGKIVLRPILMNNSTTILGLMPIMLELQKGTEFQSPMAVVVVVGLFASFFFSLYLIPLLFYYLLKNKR